The following are from one region of the Sorghum bicolor cultivar BTx623 chromosome 2, Sorghum_bicolor_NCBIv3, whole genome shotgun sequence genome:
- the LOC8063697 gene encoding uncharacterized protein LOC8063697 — protein MASSTAATTGDGEKPYAHLGQPLLTPPQVPQQPYYAYPAASYAHPSPAPPPPPPPPTLVFVPVPAAPCAPVLVRLRRLRPRGRAPCLRRFCTRTLPLLLVLALLAGAAFLLYPSAPAARVADVRVDSFRVQPPLLDLGLALRLRVRNPGFLLPLRYRAVSAAVSYRGHLLGSAKAWPGSGELAARDEVYADAQVWVDAGRVLDDVIELIGDVAAGSVPLEIVSEVVGSIKVFRFHIPVKGLMSCSVNISPETQRIISQDCY, from the exons ATGGCATCCTCCACGGCGGCGACGACCGGCGACGGCGAGAAGCCTTACGCGCACCTAGGCCAGCCCCTTCTCACGCCGCCGCAGGTCCCTCAGCAGCCTTACTACGCGTACCCGGCCGCCTCCTACGCGCATCCCTCTCCCGCCCCACCACCCCCACCGCCGCCCCCGACGCTCGTCTTCGTCCCGGTCCCGGCGGCGCCCTGCGCCCCGGTGCtcgtccgcctccgccgcctgcGCCCGCGCGGGCGCGCGCCCTGCCTCCGCCGCTTCTGCACGCggacgctcccgctcctcctcgtcctcgcgCTCCTCGCGGGCGCCGCCTTCCTCCTCTACCCGTCCGCGCCCGCCGCTCGCGTCGCGGACGTCCGGGTCGATAGCTTCCGCGTGCAGCCGCCGCTCCTCGACCTCGGCCTCGCGCTGCGGCTCCGCGTCCGGAACCCTGGGTTCCTCCTCCCGCTCCGCTACCGCGCCGTCTCCGCCGCCGTCTCCTACCGCGGACACCTGCTCGGGTCCGCCAAGGCCTGGCCCGGGTCCGGCGAGCTTGCCGCCAGGGATGAGGTCTATGCGGATGCCCAGGTGTGGGTGGACGCCGGGAGGGTGCTGGATGACGTGATCGAGCTCATCGGGGACGTGGCCGCGGGGTCGGTGCCGTTGGAGATCGTCTCTGAGGTGGTCGGCTCGATCAAGGTGTTCCGTTTCCACATCCCTGTGAAG GGGCTCATGTCATGCTCAGTAAATATCAGCCCAGAGACTCAGAGAATCATAAGCCAGGATTGCTATTAA
- the LOC8078424 gene encoding V-type proton ATPase subunit G1, with the protein MDANRRASGIQQLLAAEQEAQQIVNAARAAKSARLKQAKEEAEREIAEYRAQMEAEFQRKVAESSGDSGANVKRLEEETAAKIEQLSQQAASISPDVIQMLLRHVTTVKN; encoded by the exons ATGGACGCGAACAGGCGCGCCAGTGGGATTCAGCAGCTGCTGGCTGCGGAGCAGGAGGCTCAGCAAATCGTGAACGCGGCTAGAGCTG CTAAGTCAGCAAGGCTTAAGCAAGCGAAAGAGGAGGCTGAGCGGGAGATAGCCGAATACCGTGCCCAGATGGAGGCTGAGTTCCAGAGGAAGGTTGCAGAG AGCAGTGGTGACTCTGGTGCGAACGTCAAGCGCCTCGAGGAAGAGACAGCGGCGAAAATCGAACAGCTCAGCCAGCAGGCTGCAAGCATCTCCCCAGACGTCATTCAGATGCTTCTGAGGCATGTCACCACCGTGAAGAACTGA
- the LOC8078425 gene encoding leucine-rich repeat receptor-like tyrosine-protein kinase PXC3, translating into MPSSSPCSRRSLLFLALLLSACFLATRAADGGGGGDAAAMQALRRALAPPGWGPGADHCAWRGVTCSPAGGAGAVTAIDLPRRGLRGDFSAASSLSALARLDLSANSLGGVLPPALGALTRLEFLDLSMNALTGAVPAALAGASGLRFLNLSNNALSGAIPDELRGLKQLQELQISGNNLTGALPGWLAGLPALRVLSAYENALSGPIPPGLGLSSELQVLNLHSNALEGSIPSSLFERGNLQVLILTLNRLNGTIPDAIGRCRGLSNVRIGDNLLSGAIPASVGDATSLTYFEANTNDLSGGIPTQFARCANLTLLNLAYNRLAGEVPDVLGELRSLQELIVSSNGLGGEFPRSILRCRNLSKLDLSYNAFRGDLPDNICNGSRMQFLLLDHNEFSGGIPAGIGGCNRLLELQLGNNNLSGEIPAEIGKLKSLQIALNLSFNHFTGPLPHELGRLDKLVMLDLSSNEISGQIPSDMRGMLSLIEVNLSNNRLTGAIPVFGPFQKSAASSFSGNAKLCGDPLSVDCGSIYGSNYGMDHKGISYRVALAVVGSCVLIFSLVSLVVALFMWRERQEKEEEAKKVEAGEVVVAAPQVVASAMFIESLQQAIDFQSCMKATFKDANEVSNGTFSTTYKAVMPSGLVVCVKKLKSVDRAVIHQHMKMIGELERLANINHKNLVRPIGYVIYDDVALLLHHDMPNGTLLQLLHNGGDTDGEKQKPDWPRLLSIAIDVAEGLAFLHQVATIHLDICSGNVFLDSHYNALLGEVEISKLLDPSKGTASISAVAGSFGYIPPEYAYTMQVTVPGNVYSYGVVLLEILTSKLPVDEVFGEGVDLVKWVHAAPARGETPEQIMDPRLSTVSFAWRRQMLAVLKVAMLCTERAPAKRPRMKKVVEMLQEAKNS; encoded by the exons ATGCCTTCCTCCTCCCCCTGCTCCCGCCGCAGCCTCCTCTTCTTGGCCCTCCTCCTCTCGGCGTGCTTCTTGGCAACGCGggcggcggacggcggcggcggcggggatgcCGCAGCAATGCAGGCGCTGCGGCGGGCCCTGGCGCCGCCGGGCTGGGGCCCGGGCGCGGACCACTGCGCGTGGCGCGGCGTCACCTGCTCCCccgccggcggcgccggcgcggtcACCGCGATCGACCTGCCGCGCCGGGGGCTCCGGGGGGACTTCTCCGCCGCCTCCTCTCTCAGCGCGCTGGCGCGCCTCGACCTCTCCGCCAACTCGCTCGGCGGCGTGCTCCCGCCGGCGCTGGGCGCGCTCACCCGCCTCGAGTTCCTCGACCTCTCCATGAACGCGCTGACCGGCGCCGTGCCGGCCGCGCTCGCCGGCGCGTCGGGGCTCCGGTTCCTCAACCTCTCCAACAACGCGCTGTCGGGGGCCATCCCCGACGAGCTCAGGGGCCTGAAGCAGCTCCAGGAGCTGCAGATTTCAGGGAACAACCTCACGGGCGCGCTCCCCGGCTGGCTGGCGGGGCTCCCGGCGCTCCGCGTGCTGTCCGCCTACGAGAACGCGCTGTCTGGCCCGATCCCGCCGGGGCTGGGGCTGTCGTCGGAGCTCCAGGTGCTCAACCTCCACTCCAACGCGCTCGAGGGGAGCATCCCCAGCAGCCTCTTCGAGCGCGGCAACCTGCAGGTGCTCATCCTCACCTTGAATCGCCTCAACGGCACCATCCCCGACGCCATCGGCCGGTGCCGCGGCCTCTCCAACGTGCGCATCGGCGACAACCTCCTCTCCGGCGCCATCCCGGCGTCCGTCGGGGACGCCACCAGCCTCACCTACTTCGAGGCCAACACCAACGACCTGTCCGGCGGGATCCCCACGCAGTTCGCGCGCTGCGCCAACCTGACGCTGCTCAATCTGGCCTACAATCGCCTCGCCGGCGAGGTGCCGGATGTTCTCGGTGAGCTCAGGAGCCTGCAGGAGCTCATCGTGTCTAGCAACGGCCTCGGCGGCGAGTTCCCGAGATCGATCCTGCGGTGCCGGAACCTCAGCAAGCTCGACTTGAGCTACAATGCTTTCCGTGGTGACTTGCCGGACAACATCTGCAACGGGTCACGGATGCAGTTCCTTCTGCTCGATCACAATGAGTTCTCCGGAGGCATTCCGGCAGGGATTGGGGGCTGTAACCGGCTGCTCGAGCTGCAGCTCGGTAACAACAACCTCAGTGGTGAAATTCCTGCTGAGATAGGCAAGTTGAAGAGCCTGCAGATAGCGCTGAACCTTAGCTTCAATCACTTTACTGGGCCGCTGCCTCACGAGCTTGGGCGGCTTGATAAGCTCGTCATGCTGGACTTGTCGAGCAATGAGATATCCGGTCAGATCCCAAGTGATATGAGAGGGATGCTGAGCTTGATTGAGGTTAATCTGTCAAACAACCGGCTCACTGGTGCCATACCGGTTTTCGGACCGTTCCAGAAGAGCGCGGCCTCCAGCTTCTCCGGCAATGCCAAGCTGTGTGGCGACCCACTGAGTGTGGACTGTGGATCAATTTATGGCTCCAATTATGGAATGGACCACAAGGGGATATCTTACAGGGTGGCTTTGGCAGTTGTTGGTTCCTGTGTGCTCATCTTCTCATTGGTGTCATTGGTGGTGGCATTGTTCATGTGGCGCGAGAGGCAGGAGAAGGAGGAAGAGGCGAAGAAGGTCGAGGCAGGGGAGGTGGTGGTCGCAGCCCCGCAGGTTGTGGCCTCAGCCATGTTCATCGAGAGCTTGCAGCAGGCCATTGATTTCCAGAGCTGCATGAAGGCGACATTCAAAGATGCGAATGAAGTGAGCAATGGAACATTCAGCACTACCTACAAAGCTGTCATGCCATCTGGCCTGGTGGTGTGTGTTAAGAAGCTGAAGTCTGTGGACCGTGCCGTCATCCACCAGCACATGAAGATGATCGGAGAGCTCGAGCGCCTTGCCAACATCAACCACAAGAACCTGGTCCGGCCGATCGGGTATGTCATCTATGACGATGTCGCGCTGCTGCTGCACCACGATATGCCGAATGGCACCCTGCTCCAGTTGCTGCACAATGGTGGCGATACTGATGGCGAGAAGCAGAAACCTGACTGGCCGAGGCTGCTCTCGATTGCCATTGATGTTGCCGAAGGGCTGGCGTTCCTCCATCAGGTTGCCACCATTCACCTCGACATCTGTTCAGGGAACGTCTTCCTTGACTCGCATTACAATGCTCTTCTCGGAGAAGTTGAGATCTCCAAGCTGCTGGACCCTTCAAAGGGCACGGCCAGCATCAGCGCGGTTGCGGGTTCATTTGGTTACATTCCTCCAG AGTATGCCTACACGATGCAGGTGACGGTGCCTGGCAATGTGTACAGCTACGGGGTGGTCCTTCTAGAGATCCTGACATCCAAGCTACCCGTGGACGAGGTGTTCGGGGAGGGCGTGGACCTCGTCAAGTGGGTGCACGCCGCGCCCGCGAGGGGCGAGACGCCGGAGCAGATCATGGATCCCCGGCTGAGCACCGTGTCGTTCGCGTGGCGCAGGCAGATGCTCGCTGTGCTCAAGGTTGCGATGCTGTGCACGGAGCGCGCCCCGGCAAAGCGGCCcaggatgaagaaggtggtggaGATGCTGCAAGAGGCCAAGAACAGCTGA